One region of Candidatus Rokuibacteriota bacterium genomic DNA includes:
- a CDS encoding NUDIX domain-containing protein, whose translation MACGRRLASVREEGHARRRCPRCGWTFYNNPVPAVLGIAERGGRVLLARRAAPPYEGTWDLPGGFLEAGETPERALLRELREELGVGTLRPRFIGFFVETYGAGGMPVLVAVYRVRLTGEPRAMSDVAEVRWFPRRRLPLREIAFPAMRRAVRAYGRGATRLP comes from the coding sequence ATGGCCTGCGGGCGGCGGCTCGCCAGCGTCCGCGAGGAGGGGCACGCGCGACGCCGCTGTCCGCGTTGCGGCTGGACGTTCTACAACAACCCGGTGCCCGCGGTGCTCGGCATCGCCGAGCGCGGAGGGCGCGTGCTCCTGGCCCGGCGCGCGGCGCCGCCCTACGAGGGGACCTGGGACCTGCCGGGCGGCTTCCTCGAGGCGGGAGAGACGCCTGAGCGCGCCCTGCTCCGCGAGCTTCGCGAGGAACTCGGTGTCGGGACGCTCCGCCCGCGCTTCATCGGGTTCTTCGTCGAGACGTACGGCGCCGGGGGGATGCCCGTCCTCGTCGCCGTCTACCGGGTGCGGTTGACCGGCGAGCCCCGCGCCATGAGCGACGTCGCCGAGGTGCGCTGGTTCCCCCGGCGGCGGCTGCCGCTGCGCGAGATCGCCTTCCCCGCCATGCGCCGGGCGGTCCGCGCTTATGGGCGCGGCGCGACACGCTTGCCCTGA
- a CDS encoding cobalamin B12-binding domain-containing protein, with the protein MRVLLVYFNPARDLLPAPPIGLAYVASATERAGHEVRVLDLLARERPGADVAQAVRAFAPHVVGISVRNIDNIVRQRPAWHLGELAGLLAAVRREGPVPIVLGGPAVSVLGATALNRLDADFAVVGEGEETFPALLSALEGHRPWGGIPGLCYRDGGAVRGMPPARLPRFGASGMERWVHWPAYERRGGTWAIQTKRGCPLHCCYCAYPGIEGHAGRMRPPEEVVDEIEHVMTHVGPRTFELVDSTFNVPPEPAAALCREIIRRGLDVRLTAMGVNPLGVSESLFTLMRQAGFNSMMITPEAASDPMLRTLRKGFTVEDVRRTATLARSCGIASAWFFMLGGPGETRETVEQTVSFVERHLSWRGCVSIFMTGIRILPGTELQRRAVAEGHLAPDLDLAEPAFYLSPAVDEDWILSRISRAIRRCPAVVHAAEEGRSTYERLVDRALGLLGVAPPYWRFLPLLLRVPPVPTLRQRYRPAGAAPTAPPTAR; encoded by the coding sequence ATGCGCGTCCTGCTCGTCTACTTCAACCCGGCGCGGGACCTCCTCCCGGCGCCGCCCATCGGGCTCGCCTACGTCGCCAGCGCCACCGAGCGCGCCGGCCACGAGGTGCGCGTGCTCGACCTGCTGGCCCGCGAGCGCCCCGGCGCCGACGTGGCGCAGGCCGTGCGGGCCTTCGCCCCTCACGTCGTTGGCATCTCGGTGCGCAACATCGACAACATCGTCCGCCAGCGCCCGGCCTGGCACCTGGGCGAGCTGGCTGGACTGCTGGCGGCGGTACGCCGCGAGGGCCCCGTTCCCATCGTCCTCGGCGGTCCGGCGGTGTCCGTCCTGGGCGCCACGGCGCTCAACCGCCTCGACGCGGACTTCGCGGTGGTGGGCGAGGGCGAGGAAACCTTCCCGGCGCTCCTGTCGGCGCTGGAGGGCCACCGCCCCTGGGGCGGGATCCCCGGCCTCTGCTACCGGGACGGCGGCGCCGTGCGCGGGATGCCCCCGGCGCGGCTGCCGCGCTTCGGCGCCTCCGGCATGGAGCGCTGGGTCCACTGGCCCGCGTACGAGCGGCGAGGCGGGACATGGGCGATCCAGACCAAGCGCGGCTGCCCGCTCCACTGCTGCTACTGCGCCTACCCGGGCATCGAGGGCCACGCCGGCCGGATGCGTCCCCCCGAGGAGGTGGTGGACGAGATCGAGCACGTCATGACCCACGTGGGCCCGCGCACCTTCGAGCTGGTGGACTCCACCTTCAATGTCCCGCCGGAGCCCGCGGCGGCGCTCTGCCGCGAGATCATCCGCCGCGGCCTCGACGTCCGTCTGACAGCCATGGGCGTCAACCCCCTGGGCGTCTCGGAGAGCCTGTTCACCCTCATGCGGCAGGCGGGCTTCAACTCGATGATGATCACCCCCGAGGCGGCCAGCGACCCCATGCTCCGGACCCTGAGAAAGGGCTTCACCGTCGAGGACGTGCGCCGGACGGCCACGCTGGCGCGGAGCTGCGGCATCGCCAGCGCCTGGTTCTTCATGCTCGGCGGGCCGGGGGAGACGCGGGAGACGGTGGAGCAGACGGTGTCCTTCGTGGAGCGGCACCTGAGCTGGAGGGGCTGCGTGTCCATCTTCATGACGGGCATCCGCATCCTGCCCGGCACCGAGCTGCAGCGTCGCGCCGTCGCCGAGGGGCATCTGGCGCCGGACCTGGACCTCGCGGAGCCGGCCTTCTATCTCTCGCCGGCCGTGGACGAGGACTGGATCCTCTCCCGCATCAGCCGCGCCATCAGACGCTGTCCGGCCGTGGTGCATGCCGCCGAGGAAGGGCGGTCGACGTACGAACGGCTGGTGGACCGGGCGCTCGGCCTGCTCGGCGTGGCCCCGCCGTACTGGCGCTTCCTGCCACTGCTGCTGCGCGTGCCTCCGGTTCCCACGCTGCGGCAGCGCTACCGGCCCGCCGGCGCCGCACCCACCGCGCCGCCTACCGCGCGCTGA
- a CDS encoding radical SAM protein, protein MAAGFAVGIGLTNECDLRCPHCYRPALAAGRLSRQDVARVFDSIPARSVNLGVGENGLHPDYRAILDDLHARRLPVSITSNGLSIQSLPDATVKRFHAVECSLDFPTEREHDGFRGRGNWRLVMDTLARASALGVPVTVTAVLMRINHRRLPEIARVAAPFGAPLRVNIYQPSRGDQFSVGYGEFWDAMRRLADATRLVATTEPVLAGVLGIDEGAPRGCGRSTVRVAPDGRVLPCTYWPDSTLRLADLEALGESITDTAEFRAARQVPPACAGCPCRGGCAGRRALVGGLEAADPFCPFARGERIALRWEREPREELPKLGSACTTVVSAR, encoded by the coding sequence GTGGCCGCAGGGTTCGCGGTGGGAATCGGCCTCACCAACGAGTGCGACCTCCGCTGCCCTCACTGCTATCGGCCGGCGCTCGCGGCGGGCCGCCTTTCCCGTCAGGACGTCGCCCGGGTGTTTGACAGCATCCCCGCACGCTCGGTGAACCTTGGCGTCGGCGAGAACGGGTTGCACCCGGACTACCGGGCGATCCTCGACGATCTCCACGCCCGCCGGCTGCCCGTGAGCATCACCTCGAATGGCCTCAGCATCCAGTCCCTGCCCGACGCGACCGTGAAGCGCTTCCACGCCGTGGAGTGCTCGCTGGACTTCCCGACCGAGCGTGAGCACGACGGCTTCCGCGGTCGCGGCAACTGGCGGCTGGTGATGGACACGCTCGCGCGCGCGAGCGCGCTGGGCGTCCCGGTGACGGTGACCGCGGTGTTGATGCGCATCAACCACCGGCGGCTGCCCGAGATCGCCCGGGTCGCCGCCCCCTTCGGCGCCCCCCTGCGCGTCAACATCTACCAGCCGTCGAGGGGCGACCAGTTCAGCGTCGGCTACGGGGAGTTCTGGGACGCCATGCGGCGCCTCGCGGACGCCACGCGGCTCGTCGCCACGACGGAGCCCGTGCTGGCCGGCGTCCTCGGCATCGACGAGGGGGCGCCTCGGGGCTGCGGCCGCTCCACCGTGCGCGTGGCTCCGGACGGGCGCGTCCTGCCATGCACCTACTGGCCCGACAGCACCCTGCGCCTCGCGGACCTGGAGGCGCTGGGCGAGTCCATCACCGACACCGCGGAGTTCAGGGCCGCCCGGCAGGTCCCGCCGGCCTGCGCGGGGTGCCCGTGCCGCGGAGGCTGCGCGGGTCGCCGGGCGCTGGTGGGGGGCCTGGAGGCGGCCGATCCGTTCTGCCCCTTCGCGCGCGGTGAGCGCATCGCGCTCCGCTGGGAGCGGGAGCCCCGCGAGGAGCTGCCCAAGCTCGGAAGCGCCTGCACCACCGTGGTCAGCGCGCGGTAG
- a CDS encoding histidine phosphatase family protein, with the protein MNSGPVRLYLVRHGKAAASFAESEDPPLDPVGLAQARALADRLGPLGPLRIVSSPMRRARETAAPLERLWGRPVRIEPAFSEIPSPGLALAERAQWLRTILPSRWPLVDRDLADWRTVLVKTLAALPEPTVVVSHYVAINAAVGAAVGDDHVTLFAPDTCSVTVLDIEAGRLRLVERGIQADTPVL; encoded by the coding sequence GTGAACAGCGGCCCGGTCCGGCTCTACCTCGTGCGTCACGGCAAGGCCGCGGCGTCCTTTGCGGAGTCCGAGGACCCACCGCTCGACCCCGTCGGCCTCGCCCAGGCCCGAGCGCTCGCGGACCGGCTCGGCCCCCTCGGGCCGCTGCGCATCGTCTCGAGCCCCATGCGCCGGGCACGCGAGACCGCCGCGCCCCTCGAGCGCCTCTGGGGACGCCCGGTCCGGATCGAGCCGGCCTTCTCCGAGATCCCCTCGCCGGGCCTCGCGTTGGCGGAGCGCGCCCAGTGGCTGCGGACGATCCTGCCAAGCCGGTGGCCCCTCGTCGACCGAGACCTCGCCGACTGGCGCACCGTGCTGGTGAAGACGCTCGCCGCGCTCCCGGAGCCCACCGTGGTCGTGAGCCATTACGTGGCGATCAATGCGGCCGTGGGCGCGGCCGTGGGCGACGACCACGTGACGCTCTTCGCCCCGGACACCTGCTCGGTGACAGTGCTCGACATCGAGGCCGGCCGCCTTCGCCTCGTCGAGCGCGGCATCCAGGCGGACACCCCCGTGCTGTGA
- a CDS encoding bifunctional acetate--CoA ligase family protein/GNAT family N-acetyltransferase — protein sequence MTPSRLRSPKDKPSPGATRGSATDPARHLLPDQRQALRALFAPARVAVVGATEKEGSVGRTLLWNLITHPFGGTVFPVNPKHASLLGVKAYPDLASLPEPADLAVVVTPAPTVPAVIADCVRAGVKGAIVISAGFKETGAAGAELERQVLAEARRGRLRIIGPNCLGVMNPLTGLNATFASAMARPGNVAFLSQSGALCTAVLDWSLRENVGFSLFVSVGSMLDVSWGDLILHVGDDPRTQAVLIYMESIGDARAFLSAAREVALSKPIIVIKPGRTEGAARAAASHTGALAGRDDVLEAAFRRCGVLRVESIAELFYAAESLAKQPRPRGPRLAIVTNAGGPAVLATDVLLLRGGQLAALSPETLEALDRLLPPAWSHANPVDVLGDADPARYARAVEIVAADPGSDGLLVILTPQAMTDPTRTAEELKPHARLTGKPLLASWMGGAEVAAGESILNRASIPTFPYPDTAARMFTTMWRYAENLRLLYETPAPATGAAVDRPEAAGALLESARHAGRTLLTEAESKQLLAAYGIPTVPTRVATDPAAAQRAAAELGFPAVLKLHSETITHKSDVDGVRLNLPDAAAVGSAWRDIEAAVARHAGPGHFQGVTVQPMVSLEGYELIVGSSLDPQFGPVLLFGTGGRLVEVFRDRALGLPPLTSTLARRLMEQTRIYRALQGVRGQPPVDLARLEQLLVRVSQLVVEQPRIKELDINPLLASGERLLALDARVVLHAPEIPDSELPQPAIRPYPRQYQWEWRPRDGSQLTIRPIRPEDEPLIAAFHGTLSDRSVYMRYLHPIALHHRIAHERLARICIVDYDREIVLVAEEAGAAGDGRRIVGVGRLTKLHWSEEAEFALLVSDRFQRRGLGTELLRRIVEVGRGERLRRIVGYISTENTQMLQLARRLGFRAASLAEDRSVFEATLDL from the coding sequence ATGACACCCTCCCGGCTGCGGTCTCCGAAGGACAAGCCTTCGCCCGGTGCGACACGCGGCAGCGCCACCGATCCCGCGCGTCACCTCCTCCCCGATCAGCGACAGGCGCTGCGCGCCCTCTTCGCCCCGGCGCGCGTCGCCGTGGTGGGCGCCACGGAGAAGGAGGGCAGCGTCGGACGGACACTGCTCTGGAACCTGATCACACACCCCTTCGGCGGCACCGTCTTCCCCGTCAACCCGAAGCACGCGAGTCTCCTCGGCGTCAAGGCGTACCCCGATCTGGCCTCGCTCCCCGAGCCCGCAGACCTCGCGGTGGTCGTCACCCCCGCCCCGACCGTGCCCGCGGTGATCGCCGACTGCGTGCGCGCGGGCGTGAAGGGGGCCATCGTGATCTCGGCCGGCTTCAAGGAGACCGGCGCCGCCGGCGCCGAGCTGGAGCGACAGGTCCTGGCCGAGGCGCGGCGCGGCCGGCTGCGCATCATCGGGCCCAATTGTCTCGGCGTGATGAATCCCCTCACCGGCCTCAACGCGACCTTCGCCAGCGCCATGGCCCGCCCCGGGAACGTGGCCTTCCTGAGCCAGAGCGGGGCGCTCTGCACCGCGGTGCTGGACTGGAGCCTGCGCGAGAACGTGGGCTTCAGCCTCTTCGTCTCGGTGGGCTCCATGCTCGACGTGAGCTGGGGCGACCTGATTCTGCACGTCGGTGACGACCCGCGCACCCAGGCGGTGCTGATCTACATGGAGTCCATCGGCGATGCCCGCGCCTTCCTCTCGGCCGCGCGCGAGGTGGCGCTCAGCAAGCCGATCATCGTCATCAAGCCCGGGCGCACCGAGGGGGCCGCGCGCGCCGCGGCCTCGCACACGGGTGCGCTCGCCGGTCGCGACGACGTGCTGGAGGCGGCCTTCCGGCGCTGCGGCGTGCTGCGCGTCGAGAGCATCGCCGAGCTGTTCTACGCCGCCGAGTCGCTCGCCAAGCAGCCGCGGCCGCGAGGGCCACGGCTGGCCATCGTGACCAATGCCGGCGGCCCCGCCGTCCTCGCCACCGACGTGCTCCTGCTCCGGGGTGGCCAGCTCGCGGCGCTCTCCCCGGAGACGCTGGAGGCTCTCGACCGGCTCCTGCCGCCTGCCTGGAGCCACGCCAACCCGGTGGATGTGCTGGGAGACGCCGACCCGGCCCGCTACGCCCGCGCCGTCGAGATCGTCGCCGCCGACCCTGGCAGCGACGGCCTGCTGGTGATTCTCACGCCCCAGGCGATGACCGACCCGACGCGCACGGCGGAGGAGCTGAAGCCGCATGCGCGCCTGACGGGCAAGCCGCTGCTGGCGAGCTGGATGGGGGGCGCCGAGGTGGCGGCCGGCGAGAGCATTCTCAACCGCGCCAGCATCCCCACCTTCCCCTACCCGGACACCGCCGCGCGCATGTTCACCACCATGTGGCGCTACGCCGAGAACCTGCGCCTGCTGTACGAGACCCCGGCGCCCGCCACCGGCGCCGCGGTCGACCGGCCCGAGGCCGCCGGCGCGCTGCTGGAGTCGGCGCGGCACGCCGGCCGCACGCTCCTCACCGAGGCCGAGTCCAAGCAGCTCCTCGCCGCGTACGGCATTCCCACCGTGCCGACGCGCGTCGCCACCGATCCCGCCGCGGCCCAGCGTGCCGCCGCGGAGCTCGGCTTCCCCGCGGTCCTGAAGCTCCACTCGGAGACGATCACCCACAAGAGCGACGTGGACGGCGTCCGGCTCAACCTCCCCGACGCCGCGGCGGTGGGCTCGGCGTGGCGGGACATCGAGGCGGCGGTGGCCAGGCACGCAGGCCCCGGACACTTCCAGGGCGTGACGGTCCAGCCGATGGTCAGCCTCGAGGGCTACGAGCTGATCGTGGGCAGCAGCCTCGATCCGCAGTTCGGGCCGGTCCTCCTCTTCGGCACCGGCGGCCGCCTCGTCGAGGTCTTCCGCGACCGCGCCCTCGGGCTCCCGCCGCTGACCAGCACGCTGGCCCGGCGGCTCATGGAGCAGACGCGCATCTACCGTGCGCTCCAGGGCGTGCGTGGCCAGCCGCCGGTGGATCTCGCCCGGCTCGAGCAGCTGCTCGTGCGCGTGAGCCAGCTCGTCGTCGAGCAGCCGCGCATCAAGGAGCTCGACATCAACCCTCTGCTCGCCTCGGGCGAGCGGCTGCTGGCCCTGGATGCCCGCGTCGTGCTCCACGCCCCCGAGATCCCGGACTCGGAGCTGCCGCAGCCAGCCATCCGCCCGTACCCGCGCCAGTATCAGTGGGAGTGGCGGCCGCGGGATGGCAGTCAGCTCACCATCCGCCCGATCCGCCCGGAGGACGAGCCACTCATCGCCGCCTTCCACGGCACCCTCTCCGACCGGAGCGTCTACATGCGCTACCTGCACCCGATCGCGCTCCACCACCGCATCGCCCACGAGCGGCTCGCGCGGATCTGCATCGTCGACTATGACCGCGAGATCGTCCTGGTGGCCGAAGAGGCGGGAGCGGCGGGGGACGGGCGCCGCATCGTGGGGGTGGGGCGGCTGACCAAGCTCCACTGGTCCGAGGAGGCGGAGTTCGCCCTGCTCGTGAGCGATCGGTTCCAGCGCCGCGGGCTCGGCACCGAGCTCCTGCGCCGCATCGTGGAGGTCGGGCGCGGCGAGAGGCTCCGCCGGATCGTCGGCTACATCTCCACGGAGAACACCCAGATGCTCCAGCTGGCCAGGCGGCTCGGCTTCCGCGCCGCGTCCCTCGCGGAGGACCGCTCCGTCTTCGAGGCGACCCTCGACCTGTGA
- a CDS encoding AMP-binding protein produces MRSEWFDVLVVDPDTDEPLPPDAVGEIAVRPRLASCFSAGYYRMPEKTVEAWRNLWFHTGDAGRLDAGGRLWFVDRIKDCIRRRGENISSYEVEQVLNAHPAVAESAVIGIRTAGAGGEEEVKACIVPAGASPDPVDVLDWCVRRMPRSAVPRFLEFVPALEKTATGKIRKQALRQAGVTPTTWVRASVGYVVPR; encoded by the coding sequence GTGCGCTCGGAGTGGTTCGACGTCCTGGTGGTCGATCCCGACACTGACGAGCCCCTGCCGCCCGATGCGGTGGGCGAGATCGCCGTCCGGCCCCGCCTCGCCTCGTGCTTCTCGGCCGGCTACTACCGCATGCCCGAGAAGACCGTGGAGGCGTGGCGCAACCTGTGGTTCCACACGGGCGACGCGGGCCGGCTGGACGCTGGCGGGCGACTGTGGTTCGTCGACCGCATCAAGGATTGCATCCGCCGGCGGGGGGAGAACATCTCCTCGTATGAGGTCGAGCAGGTGCTCAACGCCCACCCGGCCGTGGCGGAGAGCGCGGTGATCGGCATCCGGACCGCCGGCGCCGGCGGCGAGGAGGAGGTCAAGGCGTGCATCGTCCCGGCCGGCGCGTCGCCGGACCCGGTCGACGTCCTCGACTGGTGCGTCCGCCGCATGCCCCGCTCCGCCGTGCCGCGCTTCCTGGAGTTCGTGCCCGCCCTGGAGAAGACGGCGACCGGCAAGATCCGCAAGCAAGCGCTGCGGCAGGCCGGCGTCACCCCGACCACCTGGGTCCGGGCGTCGGTCGGCTACGTCGTGCCCCGTTGA
- a CDS encoding cyclase family protein — protein MKLPSKMVDLSMPLDNETLCDPDLMRPRIQYVSQGDNAGAMAGFFDGMRPADLPSGEGWAWEVITLTTHNGTHMDAPWHYHSRDRNGAPMQTIEQLPLDWFFRPGVKLDFRERPDGYIVQPADVEAELARIGHRLQPLDIVLVNTSASAYYGTAEYLDHGIGMGRDATLYLTREHGVRVTGIDAWGWDAPFSFGRAQYAKDRDASKVWQGHWAGIEQPYCHMEKLLNLEQLPATGFVVSCFPWKIKGASAGFVRAVALFD, from the coding sequence ATGAAGCTGCCGTCGAAGATGGTGGATCTCTCGATGCCGCTGGACAACGAGACGCTGTGTGACCCGGACCTCATGCGCCCGCGAATCCAGTACGTCTCCCAGGGGGACAATGCCGGGGCGATGGCGGGGTTCTTCGATGGCATGCGGCCGGCCGACCTGCCCAGCGGGGAGGGCTGGGCCTGGGAGGTCATCACCCTCACCACGCATAACGGCACGCACATGGACGCGCCGTGGCACTACCATTCGCGCGACCGCAACGGCGCGCCCATGCAGACCATCGAGCAGCTGCCGCTCGACTGGTTCTTCCGGCCCGGCGTGAAGCTCGACTTCCGCGAGCGGCCCGACGGCTACATCGTCCAGCCGGCGGACGTCGAGGCGGAGCTCGCGCGGATCGGACACAGGCTGCAGCCGCTGGACATCGTGCTCGTCAACACGAGCGCCAGTGCCTACTACGGCACGGCCGAGTACCTGGACCACGGCATCGGGATGGGCAGGGACGCCACGCTCTACCTGACACGCGAGCACGGCGTGCGGGTCACCGGCATCGACGCCTGGGGCTGGGACGCGCCGTTCTCGTTCGGGCGTGCGCAGTACGCCAAGGACAGGGACGCCAGCAAGGTGTGGCAGGGCCACTGGGCCGGCATCGAGCAGCCGTACTGCCACATGGAGAAGCTGCTGAACCTGGAGCAGCTACCGGCCACCGGCTTCGTCGTGAGCTGCTTCCCGTGGAAGATCAAGGGGGCATCGGCCGGGTTCGTCCGGGCCGTCGCCCTGTTCGACTGA
- a CDS encoding sigma-70 family RNA polymerase sigma factor: MSEEDLEEPIEGADEPLETVLTEDLSVFGDGKEPPEAAERNRALLGLYLEEIRGFGPLTASEDRELARRARAADAEAERRLVEANLRLAVSLARRYVNRGLSLPDLVEEGNVGLLHAAGQYRPDRGTRFATYATWWIRQAIVRALAHQARVRRLPVQVNLLLSQYSRARAGLAEELGRVPTMAEVATRLGRPVEQVEELETLRRQRPASPAARRAGLSDLA, from the coding sequence ATGAGTGAGGAGGACCTCGAGGAGCCCATCGAGGGCGCCGACGAGCCGCTGGAGACGGTCCTGACAGAAGACCTCTCGGTCTTCGGCGACGGCAAGGAGCCGCCCGAGGCCGCGGAGCGGAACCGCGCGCTCCTGGGACTCTACCTCGAAGAGATCCGCGGCTTCGGGCCCCTCACCGCCAGCGAGGACCGAGAGCTCGCGCGCCGCGCCCGGGCCGCGGACGCCGAGGCGGAGCGTCGGCTCGTGGAGGCCAATCTCCGTCTCGCCGTGAGCCTGGCCCGCCGCTACGTGAACCGTGGCCTGTCCCTCCCCGACCTCGTCGAGGAAGGCAACGTGGGTCTGCTCCACGCCGCCGGGCAGTACCGCCCGGACCGCGGAACGCGCTTCGCTACCTACGCAACCTGGTGGATTCGCCAGGCGATCGTTCGCGCCCTGGCCCATCAGGCCCGCGTGCGCCGGCTGCCGGTCCAGGTGAATCTCCTGCTGTCGCAGTACTCCAGGGCGCGCGCGGGGCTGGCGGAGGAGCTGGGGCGGGTGCCCACGATGGCGGAGGTCGCCACGCGACTGGGGCGTCCCGTCGAGCAGGTCGAGGAGCTCGAGACCCTGCGCCGGCAGCGGCCGGCCTCCCCCGCCGCCCGGCGCGCGGGGCTCTCTGACCTCGCCTGA
- a CDS encoding peptidoglycan DD-metalloendopeptidase family protein: MTRCRTHARRAIGIGLLVPGLLLVQGSSGHAEAAPLKSSQKRALPRAQKGPEPRLAACAHVVQAGDSVNRIAARYRVTRQALIVRNRLARPGSLRIGQRLDIPGCQRAPAATPTVSEPRAPLPRSDGTLLVSAGPRRVPTRFFLAVPEFNGRSIDFTWPVLGPVLSGFGQRRSGWHAGIDIRAEVGTPVLAAAPGIVYFSGWQRSYGRIVRIEHDNDFTSVYAHNLQNFVEAGDRVDAGTVIGTVGRSGRATAYHLHFEIRHEGLVYNPLYLLPARDVVLAGADEVPEAPEDDDEDE, encoded by the coding sequence GTGACGCGCTGCCGGACCCACGCGCGGCGGGCGATCGGGATCGGGCTGCTGGTGCCCGGTCTGCTCCTCGTCCAGGGCAGCTCGGGGCACGCCGAGGCTGCCCCCCTCAAGAGCTCCCAGAAGCGCGCGCTTCCCAGGGCGCAGAAGGGCCCCGAGCCGCGGCTGGCCGCTTGCGCCCACGTGGTGCAGGCTGGTGATTCCGTGAACCGCATCGCCGCGCGCTACCGGGTGACCCGCCAGGCGCTCATCGTCCGCAACCGCCTGGCCCGCCCGGGATCGCTCCGGATCGGCCAGCGGCTCGACATCCCCGGCTGTCAGCGCGCGCCGGCAGCAACCCCGACGGTGTCGGAACCCCGGGCGCCTCTTCCCCGCTCCGATGGGACGCTGCTGGTGTCGGCGGGGCCCCGACGTGTCCCGACACGCTTCTTCCTGGCGGTGCCCGAGTTCAACGGCCGGAGCATCGACTTCACCTGGCCCGTGCTCGGCCCGGTGCTCTCCGGCTTCGGGCAGCGCCGGAGCGGCTGGCACGCGGGCATCGACATCAGGGCGGAGGTGGGGACTCCCGTCCTCGCCGCGGCGCCGGGCATCGTGTACTTCAGCGGCTGGCAGCGGTCGTACGGCCGGATCGTGCGGATCGAGCACGACAACGATTTCACGAGTGTCTACGCCCACAACCTTCAGAATTTCGTCGAGGCGGGGGACCGCGTGGACGCCGGCACCGTCATCGGAACGGTGGGGCGGAGCGGGCGGGCCACCGCCTACCACCTCCACTTCGAGATCCGGCACGAGGGTCTGGTCTACAACCCCCTCTACCTGCTGCCGGCCCGGGATGTGGTTCTGGCCGGCGCGGACGAGGTGCCCGAGGCGCCCGAAGACGACGACGAGGATGAGTGA
- a CDS encoding acylphosphatase → MSAADIRSAAEIVVDGRVQGVGYRNFVERKAGQLGLAGYVMNLKDGRVRVRVEGWRRVIDELARELEKGPPLARVEKVAVTWRPATGRFTSFGIRYAEFDP, encoded by the coding sequence ATGAGTGCCGCCGACATCCGCAGCGCCGCCGAGATCGTCGTCGACGGGCGCGTCCAGGGTGTCGGCTACCGCAACTTCGTGGAGCGCAAGGCGGGCCAGCTCGGTCTCGCCGGCTACGTCATGAACCTGAAGGACGGCCGGGTCCGCGTGCGCGTGGAGGGCTGGCGCCGCGTGATCGACGAGCTGGCGCGGGAGCTCGAGAAGGGGCCGCCGCTGGCCCGCGTGGAGAAGGTGGCGGTCACGTGGCGGCCAGCCACTGGACGCTTCACCTCCTTCGGGATCCGCTACGCGGAGTTCGATCCGTGA
- a CDS encoding protein-L-isoaspartate(D-aspartate) O-methyltransferase encodes MVDQQLVARGIADPRVLTAMRRVPRHLFVEEALRERAYGDHPLPIGEGQTISQPFIVGRMTELLKLTGVEKVLEIGTGSGYQAAVLAECAGRVCTVERLPRLAARARQTLEALAYTNVWVRTANGTFGWPDEAPFDRILVAAGGPSVPPPLFEQLAEGGRMVMPVGEADAQRLQVIEKARGGMRVTDDSGCVFVKLIGKYAWQT; translated from the coding sequence ATGGTCGACCAGCAGCTCGTGGCGCGCGGGATAGCTGACCCGCGGGTGCTCACGGCCATGCGCCGGGTCCCGCGGCACCTGTTCGTGGAGGAGGCGCTGCGGGAGCGGGCGTACGGCGATCACCCGCTGCCCATCGGCGAGGGGCAGACGATCTCGCAACCTTTCATCGTGGGAAGGATGACCGAGCTCCTGAAGCTCACCGGGGTGGAGAAGGTGCTCGAGATCGGCACCGGGTCCGGGTACCAGGCGGCCGTGCTGGCGGAATGCGCCGGCCGCGTCTGCACCGTCGAGCGGCTCCCGCGGCTGGCCGCGCGGGCCCGGCAGACGCTCGAGGCCTTGGCCTACACCAATGTGTGGGTCCGCACGGCCAACGGGACCTTCGGATGGCCGGACGAGGCGCCGTTCGACCGGATCCTCGTGGCCGCGGGCGGGCCGTCGGTCCCGCCGCCACTCTTCGAGCAGCTGGCCGAGGGAGGGCGGATGGTGATGCCAGTGGGCGAGGCGGATGCCCAGCGGCTGCAGGTGATCGAGAAGGCGCGGGGGGGGATGCGCGTCACCGACGACTCGGGATGCGTGTTCGTCAAACTCATCGGGAAGTACGCATGGCAGACCTGA